Genomic DNA from Musa acuminata AAA Group cultivar baxijiao unplaced genomic scaffold, Cavendish_Baxijiao_AAA HiC_scaffold_1120, whole genome shotgun sequence:
TGGTTGGAGACTTCTCTTCACCAAATATAGAATTTACAGTTGCACTCTTGCCCACTCCACTCTTTCCTAGGACAAGAATGTTACAGGAAAAGTCCAAATCTTCAGTTCCATCTTGTTCTAGCAGCAAAGCCTTCTTTTTTGCACTCTCAAGACTATAAGCCTGGCCAGTTTGCCTTCCACTACGAATACCTTCTGCAAGACTCAGACGATATAGCACCTGGGCTACCACCGTGTCTTCAGGTGAATGGCCCAACCTACGAACAAGACGTAGAAACTTCACCCTAATAAGCTCAACTTTCTCATGCAACTGTTTTTGTTCCTTGGTCATTTGATCATCAGGCTCTGCTGCTACAGCCAGATCAGAAGGACTAAGAAGGTTTGATCGTGCAGGACGGGGAAGAGTAGGTTTCAGAGATGGAATTGAGGGCCCCAGACCAGCTGGACGGTCGACCAAGAAGATTCTATTAGCATCTTGAGAAGTGACACTGATACCTCCATCATCAGTGGAACTGCTTGCCGCTTTCAGAAGCGCAATCAATGCATCAGAATCGATCATTGCATGTCTTCCATCCTCCTCGTCAGTCACCAACTCTTCATCTGAATCCAAAATAATCTGGCCGTCTACATCCTTTGAGTCATCTGACACTGAATGAGGGGTGACACTAGAAGAGCCTTCTTCTAATTCACTCATCAGCTGTTTTGCAGTTTCTGAGCTCGTCGATATTGCCACCCTAGGTGGTCCATCAGAAACTAAGTTTTTGTCTTCGTCCTCTGCCTTCTCCTGGTCAAGGTCTTGcacatgataaatcaaatcttcaCTCGGTGTTGGTTCTGGTTCTGTAACTGAAGTTGGTAATTGAGCAAGTGCATCTTCATTCACACCAGAAGCCCCAAAGTCATCTCCTTCAGTCACCCTGTTTCTTGATTCCCCAGCAGTGATAGATGGAGATTGCCTATCTTGGGCTGATTTTGAATTTTGCCCATCTGGAACCAATTCAGGCACAGGCTCATCATTGTTTGCCTCAGTTCCATTTGCAGTTCGATTCGATTCATTTGTTAGCTTCTCATCCACTATCTCGTGAACAGAACGCTCACTAGAGACAGTTTCGCCATCACTAGCTGTATCCACTTTCTCCTGAATAGAAGGCTTACTAAAGACAGTTTCACCATCACTCACTGTATCATCTTTGTTAGCAGAACTTTCACCGGACTTACTATCTGCAACTTCATGATTCTCACTCAAATCATTTTTCCTCATATTTGATCCATCAAGCTTTCCGGTTGAAACATAGACCATCATAGTGTCCACACCGGAATAACTCTGTATTAAATTTTCATTCATCTCTTCGTCATTTACTCCATGAGTTGATTTGGATGATTCATCTACTGTTTGAGAAGCAGGAGTACTTCCTTGGTTGACACTTTGATCAGAATCGGCATTTTCAGAAGTGCCAATGTCCACCTCGCTGATATCAGCTTTGTCTCCGCCCGTCCCTTTAGCAGGTTTTCCCAATTTCTCGACCAAGCCTCCATCTTTCTCCGGAGCATCAGGGTCTACTTGCTCCTCATTCCTATCCACATTTCCAGCGGCAGCAGTCCCATCCTCGACTGGGTTATCCTCAATGCTCAAAGTGGGAGCAACCCCAGCAACGTCAATGTTCACCTCTTCCATCTCAGCTTTGCCTCCGTTTTTCTCTTCTTCGGCGGTATCAAACTTGTCGTTTGCTGTCTTTGACTCCAGTAGCACATCAATAACAGGCCTAGCAGATTCTCCCAATTTGTCGACCAAACTTCCATCTTTCTCCTGAGCACCAGGGTCTGCACGCTCCTCATCCCTATCCACATTGCCAGCTGCAGCAGTCTCATCCTCGACTGGGTTCCCTTCGATGCTCAAAGTGGGATTCTCCACAGTCTCCATCTCCTGTGCGGCAGGTATACAAATTGGGTAGACATTTTGATCGGAAACTGCGGCAACGCCAATTTTCACGTCATCCGCAACATCAGGTTCGGCTCCATGTCTCTCTTCCTCAACCGCACCAATAGTAGGGGTAGCAGACTCTCCCGATTCCTCGACCAAGCCCTCATCATTCTCCTCGTGAGCGTCGTGGAGTCCGAGCTCCTCGTCGCCAACGACAGAACCATCCCCGATTGGCTTCGTTTCGGTGCTTTGCGAAGTGGAATTCTCCGTCGACTCTTTCACCACAGCCGACAAAACCTCACGATGTGAGGTCTCCTCTGTCCTAGGGATTTCACTTGACAGCATTTCCACGGTCTCATGTTGGGAATTGCCTTGGACGGTGGCCAAAACCTGAGTCTCCGATGGGGGCTCACCTTTCTCCTCTCCTTCCATGAGTTCACCATCATTCAATGATCCTGAAGCTTTAGCGGCATCCGAGAACCCATCGTCGTCCCCATATTCCAGCGCCTCCTGGAACGCCTCCTCGTCCGGGTCGTCGTCCGGAGTCTCCTGTGCTACAGGCATCGAGGAGGTGGTCGTCAAGGTGCCTCCGGCCGCGGCCGAGGCGGGGGCCGAGCCGTCACTGCTCTCCTTTTCCGGTTCCACGGCGGCACGGGGATCCCCGTCCCCTCCTGTGTCTCCGTCGGGTTCGCTCCTCATCGGGGCTTCCTTGGCTTCCGACGAGACTGACGCGCCGCTCACCTCGGACGCCATCGGTAAGGAGGGGAGCGACGAGACGACCCGAAGGAGCGGAAAAGAAGGCAGAAAGAGTTCTACAAGCCGAGTGACGAGCGTCTAATGACCGAATGGGGTTGGGAAGTGATAAGGAGAGCGGGCGGCATGAGATCAGATAAGGCAGGGAGGCGAGCGTTCTGTTTTTGCCCTTTTCctgaacaatttt
This window encodes:
- the LOC135666718 gene encoding translocase of chloroplast 101, chloroplastic-like isoform X1, which encodes MASEVSGASVSSEAKEAPMRSEPDGDTGGDGDPRAAVEPEKESSDGSAPASAAAGGTLTTTSSMPVAQETPDDDPDEEAFQEALEYGDDDGFSDAAKASGSLNDGELMEGEEKGEPPSETQVLATVQGNSQHETVEMLSSEIPRTEETSHREVLSAVVKESTENSTSQSTETKPIGDGSVVGDEELGLHDAHEENDEGLVEESGESATPTIGAVEEERHGAEPDVADDVKIGVAAVSDQNVYPICIPAAQEMETVENPTLSIEGNPVEDETAAAGNVDRDEERADPGAQEKDGSLVDKLGESARPVIDVLLESKTANDKFDTAEEEKNGGKAEMEEVNIDVAGVAPTLSIEDNPVEDGTAAAGNVDRNEEQVDPDAPEKDGGLVEKLGKPAKGTGGDKADISEVDIGTSENADSDQSVNQGSTPASQTVDESSKSTHGVNDEEMNENLIQSYSGVDTMMVYVSTGKLDGSNMRKNDLSENHEVADSKSGESSANKDDTVSDGETVFSKPSIQEKVDTASDGETVSSERSVHEIVDEKLTNESNRTANGTEANNDEPVPELVPDGQNSKSAQDRQSPSITAGESRNRVTEGDDFGASGVNEDALAQLPTSVTEPEPTPSEDLIYHVQDLDQEKAEDEDKNLVSDGPPRVAISTSSETAKQLMSELEEGSSSVTPHSVSDDSKDVDGQIILDSDEELVTDEEDGRHAMIDSDALIALLKAASSSTDDGGISVTSQDANRIFLVDRPAGLGPSIPSLKPTLPRPARSNLLSPSDLAVAAEPDDQMTKEQKQLHEKVELIRVKFLRLVRRLGHSPEDTVVAQVLYRLSLAEGIRSGRQTGQAYSLESAKKKALLLEQDGTEDLDFSCNILVLGKSGVGKSATVNSIFGEEKSPTSAFEPATTSVKEIVGTVEGVKIRVLDTPGLRASGMDQASSRRILASIKKYTKRCPPDIVLYVDRMDTLTRDQNDLPLLRTITSTLGSSIWFNAIVALAHAASAPPDGPSGSPLSYEVFVAQRSHAVQQSIRLAAGDMRLMNPVALVENHPSCRKNREGQKVLPNGLSWRSQMLLLCYSSKILSQANSLLKLQDPSPGKLFGLRLRPPPLPFLLSSLLQSRAHPKLPSDHHGDNEDSDIDLDDLSDADQGEEEEEYDQLPPFKPLRKSQIAKLTKEQRRSYFDEYDYRVKLLQKKQWKEELRRLKEIKNGQKVLKDDFGLADMVEDFDQDNAPATVPVPLPDMVLPPSFDCDAPTYRYRFLETTSQFLCRPVLDTHGWDHDCGYDGVSLEESLAVAGRFPAVLSAQVTKDKKEFSIHLDSSVSAKHGENGSTLAGFDIQTVGKQLSYILRGETKSKMLKKNRTTGGISVTFLGETIATGLKFEDQLSIGKQVNLGASTGAVRAQGYTAYGANLEVRLRDKDYPISQALATLGLSLMSWHGDLALGANLQSQFSIGRNSKMAVRVGLNNKRTGQITVRMSTSEQLQLALVGIIPIAISIFQSMKPGESFQY
- the LOC135666718 gene encoding translocase of chloroplast 159, chloroplastic-like isoform X2 codes for the protein MASEVSGASVSSEAKEAPMRSEPDGDTGGDGDPRAAVEPEKESSDGSAPASAAAGGTLTTTSSMPVAQETPDDDPDEEAFQEALEYGDDDGFSDAAKASGSLNDGELMEGEEKGEPPSETQVLATVQGNSQHETVEMLSSEIPRTEETSHREVLSAVVKESTENSTSQSTETKPIGDGSVVGDEELGLHDAHEENDEGLVEESGESATPTIGAVEEERHGAEPDVADDVKIGVAAVSDQNVYPICIPAAQEMETVENPTLSIEGNPVEDETAAAGNVDRDEERADPGAQEKDGSLVDKLGESARPVIDVLLESKTANDKFDTAEEEKNGGKAEMEEVNIDVAGVAPTLSIEDNPVEDGTAAAGNVDRNEEQVDPDAPEKDGGLVEKLGKPAKGTGGDKADISEVDIGTSENADSDQSVNQGSTPASQTVDESSKSTHGVNDEEMNENLIQSYSGVDTMMVYVSTGKLDGSNMRKNDLSENHEVADSKSGESSANKDDTVSDGETVFSKPSIQEKVDTASDGETVSSERSVHEIVDEKLTNESNRTANGTEANNDEPVPELVPDGQNSKSAQDRQSPSITAGESRNRVTEGDDFGASGVNEDALAQLPTSVTEPEPTPSEDLIYHVQDLDQEKAEDEDKNLVSDGPPRVAISTSSETAKQLMSELEEGSSSVTPHSVSDDSKDVDGQIILDSDEELVTDEEDGRHAMIDSDALIALLKAASSSTDDGGISVTSQDANRIFLVDRPAGLGPSIPSLKPTLPRPARSNLLSPSDLAVAAEPDDQMTKEQKQLHEKVELIRVKFLRLVRRLGHSPEDTVVAQVLYRLSLAEGIRSGRQTGQAYSLESAKKKALLLEQDGTEDLDFSCNILVLGKSGVGKSATVNSIFGEEKSPTSAFEPATTSVKEIVGTVEGVKIRVLDTPGLRASGMDQASSRRILASIKKYTKRCPPDIVLYVDRMDTLTRDQNDLPLLRTITSTLGSSIWFNAIVALAHAASAPPDGPSGSPLSYEVFVAQRSHAVQQSIRLAAGDMRLMNPVALVENHPSCRKNREGQKVLPNGLSWRSQMLLLCYSSKILSQANSLLKLQDPSPGKLFGLRLRPPPLPFLLSSLLQSRAHPKLPSDHHGDNEDSDIDLDDLSDADQGEEEEEYDQLPPFKPLRKSQIAKLTKEQRRSYFDEYDYRVKLLQKKQWKEELRRLKEIKNGQKVLKDDFGLADMVEDFDQDNAPATVPVPLPDMASTGYAWLGS